Below is a window of Populus alba chromosome 2, ASM523922v2, whole genome shotgun sequence DNA.
TCATCATAAATATCATGTAATATAAGTTAAAACTCTTGAACTTATCTTATCATTATCCTTGAATCAACCATCTTAAAGTCCAAAAATTTGTCgactatgaattttttttataccaacATCTCTAGCTTTGTATTTTCAATCTAAAGCTCTATATAATGTCTTTATACTCTTGATTGAACTATACACATTAGGGGTGTTTACGGTATGGTTTTAACCTAAAATTCaactgaattgaaaaatagtATTCCCTGTTAATATAACCAGGACCAAATCAAGAACCGATTCAAACTGAATCAGTTTTGTTCGGTTCGAGTCGGTTTTTTAGcattaaaaaccagaaaaaccgaaatgTTTTTGCTGCTGTCATTGTATACCTTAATCTAAGACATGGAGATTGCTCTTGAAGGTTATCCAAGtattaagaaatcaaaataagccGTTGTATACCTTAATATGGGACATGCACCTGCATTTAGCAATCGATTGTTACTGCCTATAGAGCAATCTTTACGTCTTCGGGCTTCACATGCCAGTGGAGAAACGACTGAGAGAGGAGCATAGAGGGATAGAGGGGTGGGGTGGCTGGAAAGGGGGAAGGAAGGGGTGGCTGGAAGGGTTGgggtatttagtttttatacctTGTTTTAAGATTCAATTAAACCAGTTCGGTTTGGTCtgattcaatcaatttaagcttttttaaaccAGAACTAAACTGGActgggtatttttttatttttttaatcggtttatttggttttttctatcgattcggttttttcggttgctttttcttagcttttttggtttaattgatttgttagtttttttaaaaaaaaaaaaaaaaaaaaaaaaaaaaaaaaaaacatctctaATACACATCATATAGTGTGTTATCAAATCCTTTCAAGATATAGTTCTTGCACATGAAATCACTATAATTTCATATGTTCACAACTGCACAATAATAGGATCGGATTCACTATCTAATAGATTTGATGCTTCTTGAGACAATATCTTTGCCAGGTTCAAAGTGGTTAAATAGAAAGACATCTTTTGTTGTTACCTTTTAAAGTTCAATACAttgaattttttaggttttctcaCTATGCATCACAGACAGTGACCAAAGTAATATTAACCAAAGCAACATTAAATATAGTAACCGGATCTTAAGTTAAAGTCAAAGTAAAATTTCTCAAATAACATCCAAATGTATATGAttaaaatttggttttaaaCTTGCAAATGACAAAGAATTacaatagattaaaaaaaaatcaacaaagaaattaatgagataaTTTCTAATgtataatttagtatttttatcatttataaactatgttatcataaattaaattaaacaaaaacaattaaaaaataaaatgataaagcCTTAAGATTGTTATCAAAATTTAACTGAagttttttaggtttaattttGTTCACCTAAATATATGAGAGTTGCAatagataatttaatattatcattaaataAGTTGTATGTAATTTAACCttgtaaaaaaaagtaactaGAAAGTATACTGATGACTTgaacaaataaatcaattttactTAAACATACAGGTAAAGAAAGCAATATATTAAATACATTGTTTAATATACTTATTTACTTATTGAAGTACATAGGATCATATTGTTTTAAAGAATTATGTACTTTGTCTTTAAAGCTTTATTACTTGTTATTTGGTGCAAATAAGTTGATTGGAATTAGCTTCTGAAGATTCCAACAACACCATCTTAATtacttataatattaaacaagGTCCACAAACTAAGAAACAAACTCAAAAACTTCTATACGAAAATCTTGAACTTATGCTCTAGaatgactaataaaaataaaagttgaaataTTTGGAAAAGCAAAGGAAAGAAGGTCTAAGAGCTACTACTTTGTGTgtacaaaaaatttatcattcaatccttttttaTACTGATTTTCTCTTAACCAAAATTGATTCAAAGTTAATTATagtaattaattgaattaattataatcattttGCTTTAATTGCCTACCATAAAAAGATAAACCATGtagtttttgcttttaaaaaaaatataaatgtttttacttATGAAACAAAAGTGTTCAAAAAGAGGAAGATTATTGTTCAAATTGTTTATTCATATGCTAGctaaacaaaaatgatttggcaaaagaaaaaaattatgagcgaaaaaattattacaagtCCAAACCTAAATCTCGGGACTTGAGTCTGGTTGAGTTATGGCTGAGTTAAGAGAGTAAGGATATATAACTTAAACTTAAATTTAACTTATCGTAGACCTTTCCACTCTAAAAACTTTAATATCATGTGAAATTGATTGTGACTATTTAAGAAACTCTTATAATATCTCAATCAAGGATTAaaggttttttagtttaaaaaaacaaacatgacaatcacaatttctttaaattcaatttttaatatacCAATAATTTATCTTAAACAAGTTAATAatctatattaaaatatatttattagagaataattttcattaaattgttaaccttaaaaataagtttactctgctttttaatttaaacttcattgacatgtttatttaaaataaatttctaacaaTACATCCTATAACTTTAATTGTGATTGCAGCAATTGTTTGCTTCACTTCTTTGACGGAGGAAGAGAAGGATCGGGCAGCCCAAATGGGGATACAATCATACTCCTGGGAAGAGTATCTATGCATGGTTAGATATAACTTCACCTTCATGAAATTTATCAGTTGTAAATCTGTATCCAGGTCCTCTCTTTCCAAGTGATGATAACTGAAGATAGTTGCAATGTTAATATATAGTTGAGGGTAGAGCGTTTTCATGTGCTGTTTAAACTCCTGCTATATTTGACATTGTTTTGCATCAGAGTGAACTGTATAAAACTAGATAACTTCTGGGAGTACTGCTCCGATTCCCCATAATTGATAGAATGGAGTTGATAcaatattgctttttttttttttcctggttccATTGTGGTTAGTTTTAAGAGTCTTGTGCATTAGGGAAAAGAGAATCCATCGGAGATATTCCCGCCTCAGCCTCTTAACATTTGCACAATTATGTACACAAGTGGTACCAGTGGAGATCCCAAAGGTGTTGTGATATTGCATGAAACAGTTGCAGCTTTTGTCAGAGGCATTGATCTATTTATGGAACAATTTGAAGACAAGGTGGGAAAATAaatatggtattttttatttagtgttCTCTCATTATGTATGAAGCTGTATGTACAAGCAAAAACTGGTTTGAATAAACAAAATTCATTAATTCTACTGGCTTAAAATTATCCAGTAAGCCAAAGTTCACCATgagaaaccttttttttctttgcttgtcGGAACCTGTCCTTATTATCTTAGTTGACAACTTTAACTAAAGATCAGCATATATAAAAATCAGTTCTCATCTTGAATGCATGCGTTCTCATCTTGAATATGTTGCTGTGTTTTCTCATGGTCATGTATTGTTCTTCTACCTGGATTTATCTTGCTGTTTAATTTTGAAACACATTTTGTGACTTAACACAGATGACACCAGATGATGTGTATCTATCTTTCCTGCCGCTTGCTCATGTCCTCGATCGCATGATTGAGGAATACTTTTTCCGGAAAGGTGCTTCTGTTGGCTATTATCATGGGGTATGCTGCTGGAACACCACTACTTGAACTTTGAACAGGTTAATGGTCAGTGAAAGAGAAGAGGAAATGTTAAACAACTAGACTTTCTGTAGGGTATTATCACGGGGTATCCGCTTAAAAATCATGACGACTACTGATAGTTGTAGTTGTAATGGACTATTGAGTGATAGTTAAACATGGAATTCGTGCTGGCATGATACAATGATGCTGTAggaaaaaggaaggaaatgaAAGAGCCATGCACTCTACTGAGTACCAATTTCACCATATGACTTGAGTGTTCACTTTCAATTTTCCACATTCACCGATTTTCCTATAAATTCTCAGATCTTTATTAGCAATAATTGTTTCTCAAGATTATATGGGTTGATTTGAAGGATTTGAATGCTTTGAGGGATGATTTGATGGAGTTGAAGCCAACATGTTTAGCTGGTGTACCTCGAGTCTTCGAAAAAATACAAGAAGGCATGGAAATCCTTATAGTAATCTATCAAGCGCACATAAATTGATCTTGAAAGGTGTTTGGCAGTTCTTATTTAAGACTAGGTTCATCTGTATTTCAGGTATAAAGAAGGCATTACAAGAACTCAGTCCACTACGCAGGAATATATTCGATGCTTTGTATAGATAGTAAGTTGATCTTCTCTTAAGAAATGAAATTTGTTCACAATACTAGCAATGATTGGATACAACAATTTCTGTAACGATGCTTAAAGTACCTTTTCTGCTGTTATACAGCAAGCTTGGCTGGATGAATCGGGGTTACAGACAAAAATATGCATCGCCATTGGCAGACCTGTTAGCCTTCAGGAAGGTTGTATCTGGCCTCCCTCAATAAGTCGTATTTTACTCAAAATATTATAGCACACAGCTTGTAAGAAACTCCCAGAAATGACCGCACCAGTTTCCTGCTTCCAAATTTGTGGAACCCTAATTCATGGTTCTTAAAGACGTTGGCCATTCAATTGACTGATTGAAAACCATTTACCATCATTTATCTCTGCATTACTACTATCGTCTTGGCCATAAAGCTTTTATCATTGATTTCTCTTTGTTAGGTGAAAGCTAAGTTAGGTGGCCGCCTTCGACTAATAATATGTGGAGGTGCATCCTTGAGCACTGAGGTGGAGGAGTTCTTGCGGGTTACGTCCTGTGCCTTCGTAATCCAAGGCTATGGTAACGAGCTGTTTCCTTAACAATGAGGACAAACATTAGTGGTCCATGTAGATAAATTGTATTGGAAAATGATGAAACATTGCTTTAAGCATATAGTTTAGGGCAACTAGGTTAATGCTCATGAAGATCTTATTCATTTCTTTATGCAATGCAATGATTTTAGTGGAGGAATGATCTTGTCTGAGCATTTTAAGTATAATCCTCAGAGATTGCCTTCTCTTGCAAGTagcttgataaatgataatCCATTCTGATCCTGCCAGCATGGCTACTTAGGTTAATGCTCATCTTGTAGGCAGTCGAATTCTCATCCACTTACATTTCTTTTGATGTTGAACACAACCATTCACATCGTTTCTTGTTCAGGGTTGACCGAAAGCTGTGGACCAGCCACCATGGCCTTTCCAGATGAAATGTGCATGCTGGGTACAGTTGGGGCGGCAGCCGTATACAATGATCTGTGCCTGGAGGAGGTTCCGGAGATGGGATACGATCCGCTTGGTAATCCTCCTTGTGGCGAGATATGTCTCCGAGGGAAGACTCTTTTCTCTGGTTATTACAAGAATCCAGAACTGACAAGAGAGAGCATGAAAGATGGGTGGTTCCATACAGGTTAAACAGCAATCGTTTCTTGTCAAACAGGATGCCTCTACATTTGTGTGTACTGACTCTTCCATTCTTTGGCATTTTCAGGAGACATAGGAGAAATTCTTCCAAATGGAGTTGTCAAGATTATTGACAGGaagaaaaatcttataaaactTTCTCAGGGAGAGTATATTGCTATTGAGTACTTGGAAAATGTATACAATAACACTCCAATTGTTGAGGACGTAAGCATCTCTTCGACTCAACTTCTAAATCGAAAGTTTTATCGTGTGATCGCTAGGTGCGTTGAGGTTTTATTGAAATCGCGTTATCATGTTCTTTGTTAAGATTTGGATCTACGGGGACAGCTGCAAGTCAATGCTGGTTGCAGTAGTTGTGCTTCatgaagaaaacacaaaaagctGGGCCTACTTGAATGGCCATATGGGTTCATTCACTGAACTCTGCTCTCTCCATCAGCTA
It encodes the following:
- the LOC118046895 gene encoding long chain acyl-CoA synthetase 1, whose amino-acid sequence is MALKAFAAQVEEGREGKDGKPSVGPVYRNLLSEKEYPPLDRDVTTSWDIFSSSAKKYPGYKMLGWRKFVDGKVGPYVWKTYKEVYDEVLQISSALRASGAEPGYRVGIYGSNCPQWIEAMEACNAQSLVCVPLYDTIGPRAVNFIIDHAEIDFVFVQDKKVKELLNPECASAQRLKAIVCFTSLTEEEKDRAAQMGIQSYSWEEYLCMGKENPSEIFPPQPLNICTIMYTSGTSGDPKGVVILHETVAAFVRGIDLFMEQFEDKMTPDDVYLSFLPLAHVLDRMIEEYFFRKGASVGYYHGDLNALRDDLMELKPTCLAGVPRVFEKIQEGIKKALQELSPLRRNIFDALYRYKLGWMNRGYRQKYASPLADLLAFRKVKAKLGGRLRLIICGGASLSTEVEEFLRVTSCAFVIQGYGLTESCGPATMAFPDEMCMLGTVGAAAVYNDLCLEEVPEMGYDPLGNPPCGEICLRGKTLFSGYYKNPELTRESMKDGWFHTGDIGEILPNGVVKIIDRKKNLIKLSQGEYIAIEYLENVYNNTPIVEDIWIYGDSCKSMLVAVVVLHEENTKSWAYLNGHMGSFTELCSLHQLQKLVLSELKTTAERNKLKGFEHIKGVILESCPFDIEKDLVTATLKKKRNKLVSHYRVEIDELYRKLAEGRA